One segment of Brassica napus cultivar Da-Ae chromosome C3, Da-Ae, whole genome shotgun sequence DNA contains the following:
- the LOC106447888 gene encoding zinc finger BED domain-containing protein RICESLEEPER 2-like translates to MIYLAIVEHRRVREGFQYANPIIKFWYRNIAVADVLKIFEREKMKLRQNLRAEILSFCAFRPPHYGPAIAMKLMELIKEWGLYKKVFTITVDNAFSNNNMQGVLKRCAAHILNLIVQDGLAAISEALEKIRDSVKYVKVTESRELLFQGCVETVGIVKKGGLVLDVTTWWNSTSLMLSWVLYYKETFRNLAEIETSYQSLPTESEWLRAELIYGLLHPSDQMTNLISGSSYPTSNLYFMEVWKIQSWLRSNEFCENEVIGEMVASMKVKFDKYWTEYSDILVIAAVLDPSLKLKMLKLYGVYKKKNTSTQSSQEADALPAGYGGFYAFFSQQAGTGKFALDLYLSEPLQIKT, encoded by the exons ATGATTTATTTGGCTATTGTCGAGCATAGAAGGGTTAGGGAAGGTTTTCAGTATGCCAACCCGATCATCAAGTTCTGGTATAGGAACATAGCAGTTGCAGATGTCCTTAAGATCTTTGAGAGGGAGAAAATGAAGCTTAGACAG AACCTTAGAGCTGAGATCCTCTCTTTTTGCGCTTTTCGTCCACCCCATTATGGTCCTGCCATTGCCATGAAACTGATGGAGCTGATTAAAGAATGGGGTTTGTATAAGAAGGTCTTCACAATAACCGTAGACAATGCTTTCTCTAATAACAACATGCAAGGAGTTCTAAAGAG ATGTGCTGCACATATTCTGAACCTTATTGTCCAAGATGGATTAGCTGCAATAAGTGAGGCCTTGGAGAAGATCAGGGACAGCGTTAAATATGTCAAGGTTACCGAGTCTAGAGAGCTGTTGTTTCAAGGCTGCGTGGAGACTGTTGGGATTGTTAAGAAAGGGGGTTTAGTTTTAGATGTTACTACATGGTGGAACTCAACCTCTCTGATGCTGTCTTGGGTTCTTTACTACAAAGAGACATTTAGGAACCTTGCAGAAATCGAGACAAGTTACCAGAGTTTACCTACAGAGTCAGAGTGGTTAAGAGCAGAGCTGATTTATGGTTTATTACATCCGTCTGATCAGATGACAAATCTCATTTCTGGCTCTTCTTACCCTACATCGAATCTGTACTTTATGGAAGTATGGAAAATTCAAAGTTGGTTGAGATCAAACGAGTTCTGTGAAAATGAAGTGATTGGTGAAATGGTGGCTTCAATGAAGGTCAAATTCGATAAGTATTGGACTGAATACAGCGATATTCTAGTCATTGCAGCAGTGTTAGATCCTAGTCTAAAGCTTAAG ATGTTGAAGCTGTATGGAGTTTACAAGAAGAAGAATACTAGTACACAGAGTTCACAAGAAGCAGATGCTCTACCAGCTGGTTATGGT GGCTTCTATGCGTTCTTCTCTCAACAAGCAGGAACAGGAAAATTTGCTTTGGATTTGTATTTGAGTGAACCGTTGCAAATCAAAACTTAG